The proteins below are encoded in one region of Pongo pygmaeus isolate AG05252 chromosome 20, NHGRI_mPonPyg2-v2.0_pri, whole genome shotgun sequence:
- the GMIP gene encoding GEM-interacting protein isoform X1, producing MDAAEPGLPPAPEGRKRYSDIFRSLDNLEISLGNVTLEMLAGDPLLSEDPEPDKTPTATVTNEASCWSGPSPEGPVPLTGEELDLRLIRTKGGVDAALEYAKTWSRYAKELLAWTEKRASYELEFAKSTMKIAEAGKVSIQQQSHMPLQYIYTLFLEHDLSLGALAMETVAQQKRDYYQPLAAKRTEIEKWRKEFKEQWMKEQKRMNEAVQALRRAQLQYVQRSEDLRARSQGSPEDPAPQASPGPSKQQERRRRSREEAQAKAQEAEALYQACVREANARQQDLEIAKQRIVSHVRKLVFQGDEVLRRVTLSLFGLRGAQAERGPRAFAALAECCAPFEPGQRYQEFVRALRPEAPPPPPPAFSFQEFVPSANSSPLDIRKKLSGPLPPRLDENSAEPGPWEDPGTGWRWQGTPGPTPGSDVDSVGGGSESRSLDSPTSSPGAGTRRLVKASSTGTESSDDFEERDPDLADGLENGLGSPFRKWTLSSAAQTHRLRRLRGPAKCRECEAFMVSGTECEECFLTCHKRCLETLLILCGHRRLPARTSLFGVDFLQLPRDFPEEVPFVVTKCTAEIEHRALDVQGIYRVSGSRVRVERLCQAFENGRALVELSGNSPHDVSSVLKRFLQELTDPVIPFHLYDAFISLAKTLHADPGDDPGTPSPSPEVIRSLKTLLVQLPDSNYNTLRHLVAHLFRVAARFMENKMSANNLGIVFGPTLLRPLDGPRAAGAIPVTCLLDSGHQAQLVEFLIVHYEQIFGMDELPQATEPPPQDSSPAPGPLTTSSQPPPPHLDPDSQPPVLASDPGPDPQHHSTLEQHPTATPTEIPTPQSDQREDVAEDTKDGGGEVSSQGPEDSLLGTQSRGHFSRQPVKYPRGGVRPVTHQLSSLALVASKLCEETPITSVPRGSLRGRGPSPAAASPEGSPLRRTQLPKHFEITQETARLLSKLDSEAVPRATCCPDVQPEEAEDHL from the exons ATGGACGCAGCAGAGCCGG GACTCCCCCCAGCTCCTGAGGGCAGGAAGAGGTACAGTGACATCTTCCGGAGCCTGGACAACCTCGAAATCTCACTGGGGAATGT GACCCTTGAGATGCTGGCTGGAGACCCTCTACTCTCAGAAGACCCAGAACCTGACAAGACCCCTACAGCCACTGTT ACCAACGAAGCCAGCTGTTGGAGCGGCCCCTCCCCAGAGGGTCCTGTACCCCTCACAG GGGAGGAACTGGACTTGCGGCTCATTCGGACAAAGGGGGGTGTGGACGCAGCCCTGGAATATGCCAAGACCTGGAGCCGCTATGCCAAGGAACTGCTTGCCTGGACTGAAAAGAGAGCCAGCTATG AGCTGGAGTTTGCTAAGAGCACCATGAAGATCGCTGAAGCTGGCAAGGTGTCCATTCAACAGCAG AGCCACATGCCTCTGCAGTACATCTACACCCTGTTTCTGGAGCATGATCTCAGCCTGGGAGCCCTGGCCATGGAGACAGTGGCCCAGCAGAAAAGAGACTACTACCAG CCCCTCGCCGCCAAACGGACTGAGATTGAGAAGTGGCGGAAGGAGTTCAAGGAGCAGTGGATGAAGGAGCAGAAGCGGATG AATGAGGCGGTGCAGGCACTTCGGCGCGCCCAGCTGCAGTATGTGCAACGCAGCGAGGACCTGCGGGCTCGCTCCCAGGGGTCCCCTGAGGACCCGGCCCCCCAGGCCTCGCCGGGACCTAGCAAGCAGCAGGAGCGGCGGCGGCGCTCGCGAGAGGAGGcccaggccaag GCGCAGGAGGCCGAGGCGCTGTACCAGGCCTGTGTCCGCGAGGCCAACGCGCGGCAGCAGGACCTGGAGATCGCCAAGCAGCGAATCGTGTCGCACGTGCGCAAGCTGGTGTTTCAGGGGGATGAAGTGCTGAGGCGG GTGACCCTGAGTCTCTTCGGGCTGCGGGGGGCGCAGGCGGAGCGTGGCCCCCGTGCCTTCGCCGCCCTGGCCGAGTGCTGTGCGCCCTTTGAGCCGGGCCAGCGCTACCAGGAGTTCGTACGGGCGCTGCGGCCCGAGgccccgccgcccccgccgcccgccTTCTCCTTCCAGGAGTTCGTTCCCTCCGCGAACAG CTCCCCTCTGGACATCAGAAAGAAGCTCTCTGGGCCTCTACCTCCAAGGCTGGATGAGAATTCAGCTGAGCCAGGCCCTTGGGAGGATCCGGGCACAGGCTGGCGCTGGCAAG GGACTCCAGGCCCCACTCCGGGCAGTGATGTGGACAGCGTGGGTGGCGGCAGCGAGTCTCGGTCCCTGGACTCTCCCACTTCCAGCCCAG GCGCTGGCACGAGGCGGCTGGTGAAGGCTTCGTCCACAGGCACTGAGTCCTCAGATGACTTTGAGGAGCGAGACCCtg ACCTGGCAGACGGGCTGGAGAACGGGCTGGGCAGCCCCTTCAGGAAGTGGACGCTGTCCAGCGCAGCTCAGACCCACCGGCTGCGGCGACTGCGGGGCCCAGCCAAGTGCCGCGAGTGCGAAGCCTTCATGGTCAGCGGGACGGAGTGTGAGGAG TGCTTTCTGACCTGCCACAAGCGCTGCCTGGAGACTCTCCTGATCCTCTGTGGACACAGGCGGCTCCCAGCCCGGACATCCCTCTTTGGGGTTGATTTCCTGCAGCTACCTAGGGACTTCCCAGAGGAGGTACCCTTTGTGGTCACGAAGTGCACGGCTGAGATAGAACACCGCGCCCTGGATGTGCAG GGCATTTACCGGGTCAGCGGGTCCCGGGTCCGTGTGGAGCGGCTGTGCCAGGCTTTCGAGAATGGCCGAGCGTTGGTGGAGCTGTCGGGGAACTCGCCTCATGACGTCTCGAGTGTCCTCAAGCGATTTCTTCAAGAG CTCACCGACCCTGTGATCCCCTTCCACCTCTACGACGCCTTCATCTCTCTGGCTAAGACCTTGCATGCAGACCCTGGGGACGACCCTGggacccccagccccagccctgaggTTATCCGCTCGCTGAAGACCCTCTTGGTACAGCTGCCTGACTCTAACTACAACACCCTGCGGCACCTGGTGGCCCATCTGTTCAG GGTGGCTGCACGGTTTATGGAAAACAAGATGTCTGCCAACAACCTGGGCATTGTGTTTGGGCCAACACTGCTGCGGCCGCTGGACGGCCCGCGGGCAGCCGGCGCCATCCCTGTCACCTGCCTGCTGGACTCTGGGCATCAGGCCCAGCTTGTGGAGTTCCTCATCGTGCACTACGAGCAGATCTTTGGGATGGATGAGCTCCCCCAGGCCACTGAGCCCCCGCCCCAAGACTCCAGCCCAGCCCCTGGGCCCCTCACAACCAGCTCCCAACCGCCACCCCCGCACCTTGACCCAGACTCCCAGCCCCCAGTCCTAGCCTCAGACCCTGGCCCAGACCCCCAGCACCACAGTACCCTGGAGCAGCATCCCACGGCCACACCTACCGAG ATTCCAACTCCACAGAGTGACCAGAGAGAGGACGTGGCTGAAGACACCAaagatgggggaggggaag TGTCCAGCCAAGGCCCAGAGGACTCACTCCTGGGGACACAGTCTCGTGGCCACTTCAGCCGCCAGCCAGTGAAGTATCCCCGGGGCGGTGTGAGGCCTGTAACCCACCAGCTGTCCAGTCTGGCCCTGGTGGCTTCCAAGCTGTGCGAGGAGACCCCCATCACATCTGTGCCCAGAGGGAGTTTGCGGGGGCGGGGGCCCAGCCCTGCAGCTGCCTCCCCTGAGGGCAGCCCCCTGCGCCGCACCCAGCTGCCCAAGCATTTTGAGATCACCCAGGAGACAGCCCGGCTACTCTCGAAACTGGACAGCGAGGCTGTGCCCAGGGCCACCTGCTGCCCGGACGTCCAGCCTGAGGAAGCTGAGGACCATCTCTGA